The following coding sequences lie in one Acetonema longum DSM 6540 genomic window:
- the galE gene encoding UDP-glucose 4-epimerase GalE, producing MNILVTGGAGYIGSHTVRLLEKKADRVVVYDNLVKGHRQAVGKSVFVQGDLLDSGKLIDTIQRYAISSVVHFAAASLVGESMGKPRDYYRNNVQGTLNLLDVMLDNKVGKLVFSSTAAVYGEPEITPITEDAAKNPTNVYGRTKLAMENAMDDYSRAYGLKYIALRYFNACGADPAGDIGEDHEPETHLVPLVLRACLGKSDGIKIFGDDYPTQDGTCIRDYIHVTDLAQAHGLALEALYGGHGSDVYNLGNGSGFSVKEIIEAAETVTGIKIRQEVIARRAGDPAVLVAGAAKIKRDMNWQPQYTDIKEIIATAWRWHRANPDGFPRLGDR from the coding sequence ATGAATATTTTAGTAACCGGCGGCGCGGGTTATATCGGCTCCCACACCGTACGGCTGTTGGAAAAGAAAGCAGACCGGGTGGTGGTCTACGACAACTTGGTGAAAGGCCATCGCCAGGCAGTGGGCAAGAGCGTGTTTGTTCAGGGAGATTTATTAGACAGCGGCAAGCTGATTGATACCATACAGCGCTATGCCATCAGCTCGGTAGTCCATTTTGCGGCTGCCAGCCTGGTGGGTGAATCCATGGGAAAACCCCGGGACTATTACCGTAATAACGTTCAGGGGACCTTAAATCTCTTGGATGTTATGCTGGACAACAAGGTTGGCAAGCTGGTGTTTTCCTCCACAGCGGCGGTTTATGGCGAGCCGGAAATCACGCCGATTACCGAGGATGCGGCCAAGAATCCTACCAACGTTTACGGCCGTACCAAGCTGGCCATGGAAAATGCCATGGATGATTACTCGCGGGCCTACGGCCTGAAGTACATTGCTTTGCGCTATTTTAATGCCTGCGGGGCTGATCCTGCCGGCGATATCGGCGAAGACCATGAGCCTGAGACCCATCTGGTGCCGCTGGTACTGCGGGCCTGCCTGGGAAAAAGCGATGGCATCAAAATTTTCGGTGATGATTATCCGACTCAGGACGGCACTTGCATTCGGGACTATATTCATGTCACTGACCTGGCCCAGGCCCATGGGTTAGCCTTGGAGGCGCTTTACGGCGGACACGGTTCTGATGTATACAACCTGGGCAATGGCAGCGGCTTTTCGGTAAAGGAAATTATCGAAGCGGCGGAAACCGTCACCGGGATAAAAATCCGCCAGGAAGTCATCGCCAGACGGGCAGGCGACCCGGCGGTGCTGGTGGCAGGCGCGGCAAAAATAAAACGCGACATGAACTGGCAGCCTCAATACACCGATATCAAAGAAATCATCGCCACAGCCTGGCGCTGGCACCGAGCCAATCCAGACGGGTTCCCCCGGCTGGGAGACCGTTGA
- a CDS encoding ROK family transcriptional regulator has protein sequence MQEFTPVSPRPTGPGINEAPVIDIIRRHGPVSRADIAKLTGLTPPTVTNIAGKLLDSGLIKEYRMGESSGGRPPLLLKINSGISQVIIMNIRSEVIMGYAIDPELQVHFEVTNSIKGMKEAAVLDLMLQMIDQCRKAATAPVAAIGVVVRGPVRLREGIVVFALNIGWKNLPLKTILEEKFQLPAFIENDAKVLTMGEYHYGSMKDTANMILLKVSHGIGAGIMINGRLYRGMNGSAGEVGHTTVDVAGPLCRCGNYGCLEALASEDALVELVVKAMKEGQPSCVDDLADGDPDRVTVDTVYQAADMGDSLALQMLDRVARYLGIGIANLVNIFNPELIVISGCIAKAQSHIEDTLNRIVRERAFESCSSILKIHFSERTTENTLKGAADMVFTEITKTAWLVQGKTASRL, from the coding sequence ATGCAGGAATTCACACCGGTGAGCCCCAGGCCAACAGGACCCGGCATCAACGAAGCACCGGTTATTGATATCATCCGGCGCCACGGACCGGTGTCAAGAGCGGATATCGCCAAACTAACCGGTCTGACGCCGCCCACCGTTACCAATATTGCCGGCAAACTGCTGGACTCGGGGCTGATCAAAGAATACAGGATGGGTGAATCCAGCGGAGGACGGCCGCCGCTGCTGCTTAAAATCAACAGCGGCATATCCCAGGTCATCATCATGAATATCCGGTCGGAAGTCATCATGGGATATGCGATTGATCCGGAACTGCAGGTACATTTTGAAGTAACAAATAGTATCAAAGGCATGAAGGAAGCCGCAGTTTTAGACCTTATGCTGCAGATGATTGATCAATGCCGCAAAGCGGCTACGGCTCCCGTTGCGGCCATCGGCGTGGTAGTCCGCGGACCGGTGCGGCTGCGGGAAGGAATCGTTGTCTTTGCCTTGAATATAGGATGGAAGAACCTTCCTCTCAAAACTATTTTGGAAGAAAAATTTCAGCTGCCTGCTTTTATTGAAAACGACGCAAAAGTGCTGACTATGGGAGAATACCACTATGGCTCCATGAAAGATACCGCCAATATGATCTTGCTGAAAGTCAGCCATGGGATTGGCGCCGGCATCATGATCAACGGCAGACTGTACCGGGGTATGAACGGCAGCGCCGGCGAAGTGGGCCATACCACGGTGGATGTGGCCGGGCCTCTCTGCCGGTGCGGCAATTATGGCTGCCTGGAGGCTTTGGCTTCAGAAGACGCCTTGGTTGAACTGGTGGTAAAAGCCATGAAGGAAGGACAGCCTTCCTGTGTGGATGACTTGGCGGACGGAGATCCGGACCGGGTAACCGTCGACACCGTATATCAGGCCGCCGACATGGGAGACAGCCTGGCCCTGCAGATGCTGGACCGGGTAGCCCGGTATCTTGGTATTGGCATTGCCAATCTGGTGAATATATTTAACCCTGAATTGATTGTAATCAGCGGCTGCATCGCCAAGGCCCAGTCGCATATAGAAGATACGCTGAACCGGATTGTCCGGGAAAGAGCCTTCGAAAGCTGCAGTAGTATTCTGAAAATTCATTTTTCGGAAAGGACGACCGAAAATACGTTAAAAGGGGCAGCGGATATGGTCTTTACGGAAATTACGAAAACGGCGTGGCTTGTTCAAGGCAAAACCGCAAGCCGCTTATAA